A segment of the Amblyomma americanum isolate KBUSLIRL-KWMA chromosome 6, ASM5285725v1, whole genome shotgun sequence genome:
ACTGTAATAAAACAGCGCTGCAAACGAGAAAAACTGAGTGCTGGGCTACTTGGTTGCACATACTTTAAAGTGCTTGGGTCTTATTCTTTCCACCGAGTGAACTGGTACGCCTTATCAGGTAGAGACTATGTGCTTCAGAATTTTGTGCAAGAATCAGTTACCTCTGTACTACTACGTGGTAATGACAGTGCTCCAAACAGTCGCACAGAAACGTGAAAAAAACGCCCCTACAACAACGTAAGGTAATAGCAGCCTTACAAATCATTGTCCGTGCAACTGGTATGGTAGTCGTATTCGAAGTACTGTGTTTTCAGAACATTGAAATACATGGTCCCAACGGCCACTGATGTGTCACTGCTGTCATTGAGTTGGGAGTTGTAGAACTTTCTGTCATCAGCGTAGTTCAACCTGAAAGAGAAGGCAGAAACTAAATTGCATTAAGGAAACATTCTTGTGGTTTTCACTGTATTTTTTCTTGACGTCCTGTGAGCTTACTTTTGTCCTGGAATATGAGAGTTTAGATTATCTTATCTGATGCTCTGGTTTAGCCTCACCAGAAACAATTAAGCATGATGTCAGGTAAACAAGTGAAATGCGCAAGATAAACAGAAGCGTTCAACAATACCTTTCACTGAAAATAGTTTATCGGATCATTTGGTGACTTACATGACCGCCGTTGCGAGGGTTCATAGCAAGCGACTTTAGGAAGAAGATAAAATGTAACAAACACTAACTGACAGAATATCAGTGGCAGTTAGTAGTAATTCTTACCTACTCGTGCATATTATACACGCATTTTTTATTTTGGTAAAAAATCATAAATCTCAAATCATACAAAACGGACGGCACTGTTTTCTCACCCGGTGACCTCAACTCAAAGGGACACTCTACAGTAAATGTCAGTGTGGCTTTCTGAATCCGAATGTTGCATTTTTATAATTGGACATCGCAGATGCTTAACTAGAGAATTCCTAACTATCTATACCTGCTCCCTGCTTTTATTTTTAGTCATTGATTATTTTCTCTCCCTGCTTTCTTTCCGGAAAAAGGCTAAAGCTTATATTCTTCATAAATTTAACAATTGCTACAGGTTTTGTTCAACGGCTGTGCGTATCTTATAAAATATGTTTAATGAAGTGTCATCTCATCAGTTGGTTTCTTTAttaatttttgctctcaactgCGTGAAATGTTCCCAGTGATCTGTTTTCTCTCTTATTTTCAAGGCcatattgttattatttttttattaaaggTTGTTCTATAATTGTATAATTCGATTAACTCGTACTCCTTAccacattgctgttttttttttcgtagacaatatttattccttctttcatGTGATATTTTGGTTTATATGCTGTGTTTGCTATTTTGATGTCCGCAGTTAACTTTGAAGATTATGTCCGTATTTAAATGTGAAAATTCTATATGTTTGATGAAACGCCGTTGTATGTAATGCTCTTTCttgattttgtttttgttaaatgtGTACTTTCAGCCTCATGTGTGCGAACGCACCCCTGCTTGTGCTGCGACTTTTTGGACGGCCCGGGCAAGAGATCACTGTTATGGTCTTTTTCCCCTACCCCATGACTAAGCTTATGTATTCTGAAAACCACCATAAACAAAGAACGGCGACAAGCGAGGGTCTTTGTCGGCCAGTTCTTGGTTCCTTTCGAGGGGAGGCTGCGCAGTCGGGAATCCTGCGCCTGCACGATGCACCACCGCCGCCATTACTTTTATCATTGGGTTCCAGGAGACCCCATGAATATCGCGCTCATTCTAGACTGGTGAAATTCCTCGCAAGGCCAAGAAATCTAGTATAAACAAGACGACTGACACTGCTAGCTAACAAAAATTATGAGTGGGATCTTTTGACCATAAATAGTCGAAATATAATAGCGAAATATAATCCAAGTACCGTATTGCTTAGATTCTATTTCATGCGCTCAAAGCACAGAATTGCACAAAACAAAGTAACAACGCTAGCTTAGCTTCAGCCCTCTCAGTGCACTGTATAAAACATCTCAAATTTGTGCAGAATAACTATTGACAAATCGATAACAAAAAGCCCACAAAGCAGGCATTTCTCAAATGTTAAAATTATATCTTTTGCGCTATGATTACCCATTCTCCTTTGTGCCCTAGGCCATGCAGCTAAATGAAGCGGAAATATGTTATGGGTTCGCCGCCATTACAGCATTGCTTAAAAATATAAGCGTTGTTAAAATTATGGACACAACAATTTCTTACTTTCAGGCAGCAAGGAGCTAAGTCTGGTTGACGGCGCATTATAACTTAAGCTCTAAAGTTAATTCTTTATTTCATCATAAGGTGGTGCGTGATGAGCTCACATTGTGTACAGTCTGTGGTTTGTGATGTTGTGTTCGGTCTGGAGGGCTCCTATGTAGTCATTAGACATATCGGGGTCACGGCAGCATCGGTCCGTGTCAGTAGCCGGTCCCACATCATCGTAATTCTCCGCCACGTCGCCAGCTCAACACCATTTTGTCCCTGCAATGCTAAGTGTGTATGGGCAAGGATATCAAGAACTATTAGAAGCATCTGTGGCAGCTAATACGTTGAGAGCTCAACGCCTTGATAAGCCCCGCCTTTAAAAAAAGTAATTTACATGAAGGTGAATTTGCTGCGGAGCGGAAGAGCATAGATTAGGCTGTGTTACTATTTATGACCTGTTATTTTGCTAAATTAGCTCATTTTTTTATGTAAAATTTGCCGCTATCGGGAAATGCTGACGGCCAGTGACCTCTAAGTTTAAAATTTTAAATATCATCATTCATATCAAAATGAAAGCTCTGCGTAGTGATCACGCATTTAAAAGAGCGCCGAGTGCCAAGAACAGCACTGTAGACAGATTAATCTAACAAAACGACCAATAAAtgaatgatgataatgatgtccACAGGCAATAAAAATATAAGCGAAACTGCCAGCCTCTTCTACTTCAAATGGCGTTTTCCGACTTATTTTTTTAATCCCGGCAATAAATAAGAAAGATCCAGTGACCCCCTTTTGCGTGCGACTGTTCTGTTCGCAATAATATCTGAGTGCTGAAGTAGACAAGCAGTCACCCTTCCAATATTTCACAGTAATTTGTCTCTCGAAACAATAGTGAAGAAAGATGGCGTCTTCAGTAGCAAAATTCTTCATTCGATATAAGCACTATATCTCAGATAATTCCTTTTAAAGTTAGCGTAGGTAGTGGTAGAGCCACTATCATCACTCGTGACCAATGCATTCGCAATCATTAATTACAATGTTTTCTTAAACGTCAGAGTACCCGAACATCTAACTCGCTTTTCAGCGCTGTAGCAGTGAACCGACCCTTTGGGACTATACTTGCTTCGCAAGCCACCGTTACAGTTAAGAAAATCGAGTTGCGTATTTATTACTAAAGCGTTTTGCGCAAAAAATAGCAATGTTGTATACGTACAGTGTTTACGGTTCCGAAAAGCATGCATCCCAAAAGTCATAATTAGATTAACGGCCTCTGGTATATGAGTTTTAATATACACTTTGTGAGCGTATACGTCATGCAAGAAAACACAACATTTTTAATTTGAAATGCCAGTTCTCCTAAAATTCGTCTGAGGCAACATTATTCACCTGGGAATATAGCAAGGCTGTGTAATGTGTCGCCTGAAGTGCCCAAGATAGAAGATTCGTTTGTCATTTGTTGTAGGTTCGTGCACGCGTTGATTAACTGGTTCATTTCTTCGGTTGACACATTTGTGACTTGCTCAGCCGGAATGACATTTAAGATTTTTTGAATGAGGTTCCTGTCGGGAAAAAAGGAAATCATTTAGCAAAAAAATACGTGCCACTTTAAAATGTTATCTCATGTATGACATATTCATATATAGAGTTTGTAAATTGCAGTCATGTTCAGCAACTGCTTGCAATATTAGCAATTACACTGCAATGCCGGTGATGCATTTGTTGTTACCTATCCTTAGTAGTGCCGAACTCCAATGGTGTAACAATCTGATATCTCCGACGAGCTCGAGCTATCTACCTAAATTGGGCAAAGGCTTGTTCCTTGCGTTAATTTGTTCTATTAAAAATGCTTCTTTTTAGCTGCAGCTACACGAATTTAGATACACATCACGGAAGGGACAATAAAGAACAAGTGACGTCGCGTCAACGAcaactacagtatttcccgctcagTTTAATCCAATCGCCAcaatatttaatctgagtgccattcaatttaatccaggtgccacagaaattaatccaagcgccaaagcatttaatccaaacgccagagaatttaatcctcatgcattctcacactggaccgctcaaacttaaaacgcggtctacaaatcccagacgcgttatcgatgagttgttactgacgtAGCATCAGACACCAAATGAGCAAGTAATAGTACCAACattttttaatcataacaaataagggccgggtatttaaaccacccaccacatcaaccgaagcACAGGGTGAGtgcgaagcatattgcagatatgcatcggcggtgtcctgcaactcacatcatcatgtcacacctttgttatcctgataagatgagcgactcactctaaggttatgactaagataaactccctgtgatcagccgataATCCCCTCACATGACTTCGCAACACCTGCAACCTGACGTCCCACATTCTCAGCCAAATTCATGAGGGGTATGGAACGAAACGTTATGTCGaatgtaatgacgctatcactTCGACACACCTTTAGCTTGCACATTCACTGTGTTCCTACATGGCACTAATCAACTGCACAAAGATGTGCAATTCTTCCCGCCTTATAAAGTCACGTGACATTTAGGAAAGGGGAGGCACTTTCGCGACCCAAAAACATTGGTATCAGATTTCCCTGGACAATACGGCTATCATTTGCACACAGCTATTTGCACACAGTCAAGACACaagcggttaattgctggatacaggaacgttttgacgggGCTTTGCAGCATAGCAGTCTTTTGTTAGAGCACTGCCCTTGGTCCTATAACATGGTTCTTCttcatcatcttcttcttctacttcttcttcttcacctcagtaaattgTTATTGTTAGAACGTGTCCTTTAAATGCGCTCTGTGTGGCGCTCATTTCCGTTGAAaggaatattttattttgttctttcctCTTTCTGGCATCTAGTGTCAAATTTTCTTCTTTAAATAGATGGTCCTTATTGCACACGCACAGTACATACAAGCCATGAAATAACTCCACTTGTTTTTAATTCAATTCTTAAATGACCGCAAAACTTTAGATTGGACACACATTGTTTCTTcgcaaagaaaaggaagaggtcaCACTGTGGAAATGTAACAAAGGTCAATTGATTGGTCATATCATAATAAAAGTGCCCGCTGTCGTGGCTCCACTCACTCGTCTCCGAGGAGATTGCAGCTAACAACTTCGTCAGTGTTTTTATCTTCAGAAACCTCGGCAAGCCGATGGCCTCCGGAGTGGATGTCGGTAACAATACGCGGTTCCACACTGCAATGAAGGGCATCAAATTTAGTTATCAGAGAAACTCTAAATAATATGATATATGCTGAAACTTTTAGCTTCACGTATCGAACATAATGACACATATTAAATATCACAGATATTTTAAAGCACGCCTGATAAAATGCCGCTTAAATTTTTTTACACTGTTCTTTGCTAAACTGAACTGAAGGAGTCGTACCTTTACTAGAGaagtgtgtctttttttttttgcacgtctCACTATAGGTACTAGGTGTCAGCAACAGGCGAACACAGGTCACACATGTATCGTAGTGAAGATGAAAGCAGGGACTCATGCCGCAAAATAGCCTTAAGTGAAGCACGACTACAGCGGGAATGAAATATCCGGATTTTAATAAAAGGCATAAAAGGCGGAAAGATGTCGGTGGGGAATCAGGCAGCGGGCAGCTGCTTCTCTGGCAAGCCCCCCGCCCTTTCCCTGCAATTTCGTTAACCATGCCATAAATGCCTCACGGCATTCTTGTCATAGAACGCTGGGCTTGACCTTGAAGTTGTTGTACAAGAAAGCCCTCTGTACACTCAAGGAGGAATCCTATTCTTAAATATggcgaaattttttctctcacgcACACATTTCATTTTAATAACGTGTCACAAAATATGAAGTGGCACTTCAGGGAACAATGAGGAACAAGAATGTTGCAAGCACTTCTATGTTAAGAGGCTGCTATTATTAGAATATTTCGGTGCCGGTGGTCGCCTGACAGTGCAGCAACAtaatgcttgctttcttttgtgcACTCCGCCACATCTCAATGCACTGTTTAAGTTTACGAACACGAAGTACTGTGGTAAAAAGGCAAGCTTTCCAGGACACTATTTCTTCTTGGAAGCTGATTAAAATATACGGGAGCATTTCTGATATATCACTTTTCTGCCAACTCGGGTTGGGATCCACGGCGCTTAACAGAGGCCGCATGAAAACTAATCAACATGCAACTCACTTGTCCTGCCCTGTATAGTTTCCTATCCTTTTCGTAAGGCATCTAAAAACGCGTAGGCTGGTTTGAGTTTCTGAGATAAACAAATTATATTGGATTACGTTGTACTTAATCACATGTACTGTGGGCGACGAGAGACTGCATCTCTTCTGCCATTGTTTCTTGGCAACCGGCGCTGATGACATTGGCACTTTTAAGAATAATGTGCCGGCTATGTTATTTAGAATGAAGCTAGTTGACAAAAGTGGTCAGTTGGCCCATACAGAGTTAGGGGTTGGCTTTTTTGGCGGGCTAATAGACCTGTATGAAGTTTCGTAGTCTCGTTTACAAAGCTAATTTAGAGACTACAGTAAGAAGCAAAGAAGAAGTTTTCTGTTTGGGGAGTTATGAACAGCTTGAGCAGAGAAGAGGAACAGCATGACCATGCTTAAAAAAGCAAGACCACTTGCGAGAAGTGACCATTATAACCGCCTGGTGTGGCAGCTAACGTCTACGTAGTTCTCATAGCCTCTGTGGTAAGTCCTAGGGACAAGCAGGGGGTTTTCTCTGTTAAGAAGTTAGGGACAGAGGACTGCTCGTTGCTACACATGACAGCACACAGCGACTGTGTTGTCCGTTTCACATGGTCCTGTTTCACCAACCTAATCAAAGGGGTGGAGTTCAAATCGTCGGACATAGTTGATGTTTGATTCTCGAAATCCTTCGGCTAATGGGAATCTCTTGCGACTCATGCTGCCCCAAAATACTCATTGCTTGAGCAGTAACAAGCAATGAACAAAACTAAAAGCGCTCCGCAAGCACGATTCAAGGCTGAAAAAGAGACGCACATTTATTTGTGATTTTCATCACATACATAAAATACTTGCCACATTCACTCAAGACTGCCGTGGCTTGCCTTTCCTGAAAAATCTAATAACGGTATCACAGAGACAAGTAACACACCTCTTCATAGCCGTGGTTACTAGCTCCATTGCATGAGGAAAACTTCTACTTCGTTTGGAAGAAATAATGTCCATGAATACATACAGGACTAAACATTAACAACTTAGTCGCTAGTTTAAAGGCGGCTGGCATTACTGGAATGTGGCTCAGTTTTCTGGTGCATAAAGGCTCATCTTTTCCTCAACAAATTAGTTAAATACAATTTCAGGTTGTTAAACACGGCATGTATACAAACATAGCTTAAAACCCTTTCTTTGTATTTGCAGAAGGTTACACTGTGCCCCTATCTTTCAGCAGCCATATGGCAGCTGCATATGCAAAGATAATAACTTCATGAACATAAGTTGTTCCAATACCTGTAAAGCGCTACGTGTATGAAAGCAATTTTGCTTCAGCGATGGAAACGAATAATGGACGACGACAGCACTAAGTGAATACCGTACAACTTACTCAGGAAGAGTTCACAGCCCctaaaaaaaatatcaaaatcACCGATGCTTGAGAAAAGCCCACTTCTTATTGACGATTGTCTCCGAATGTAGCTGTTCTTCGCCGAACCGCCAGATTTTAATAGGAGCAGAACCACTCCCTTCCAGAAGCGTCCACAACTAGTGAAACTTGCACAGCTCTGTTATGACGTTTACGTTCGTCAACGGATGCCACAGACAGGTGGCACACCCTCGCACAGACGAACATGTCTACGTTCTGCTGATTTTTGGCAGACACAACCCGCAGAGGTTTCGTACAGGTTTTCCGCGAAACTATATACGTTACCAAATGGAGGGTACAGGTACGCATGCAATTGTGTCGCCATGCACGTCTAGCCGCATACCTTCGCATTACTGTGCTTAGGGCAGTGCCACGTGTTTTTTTGTTCTACTGCACTGTGGCAATCATCGCCTGAAACACTGCTTACAGCCTAAACAATGCCTGGAGAATAAAACGCGTCAAATGTTCGGCCCTTCCTCGCCTTGAAAACGACTATACTCCCTGGCAGCATGTAGTGCATGCGTTATCCCAACATAACTGCTTGAGATAGGTTTTGCCGGTGAATACGGTTTACCAGTACAGTTCCACGTCTAGAGGTAAAAAATATCGGACAAATATAAGGCCCTATGAGAAGCGATGAACTTTCCCGCGTGCGTCATGAAACCGTCCATCCCGCATTGTTGAGATCCACGGTACACAATGGCATGACATTTTGCTTTCTTGACACAGCACAAGCACAAATGACACAAAATTTAACATGCATGCATATGTGTAACATTTTTAATATGCTCTGGCACATGGAGATCTTAAATTCAGTGGATGCTGTGTTGTCTCCAGGTTTTTACTAAGTGTAGACCTGCACCCTTTTTCTAGCAACTTATCACTTGTTTTTAGTGTTTCGAACGGCAAGCATCAGGTATCCACGCCACATCTTTGTCACACAGACGAACTTCTAGGCGTATTATTTTATTCCTTCTCCAATAAACCCAAAAGGAAGCTGGGATCATCCACAACATGCCATTCCTTTGGCTTTGACGTATCAGGCTCGAATTCCTCGCACGGCGGCCGCAGCAAAAGAAGGAGCAATCTGGAAACAAGTTTGAACAATTTGGTCCACAATCACCCTCTTTTTTTGAAGAATTCTATTCTATGCGATCCAAAACACGTTTAATGCATCCAAACCATCtgtttttctctcaaaattaccCGTTGCAGTTGTTCGTTGAATTTTTAGTGCTTTCTAAACACACAGTGTTGCCGCCTGCACCTAAATAAATTAATGTCATTTCCAACACGATTACAATGTGCAGGAACATGTGGTCCTAGATTGGTATGGTAAAGTAACCATAGTAAGTTAATGAGATGACAGTCTACTCAATATCTTCGTCACCAATATTATTTCAGTGCTCGTCATCTCATGTTCGCCCGGCAATCTTCACCAACAGTGGTTATAAATCCGAGAATTCAAGTGTAAAATAAAGGTAGCTACGGGTTGCCTACAGTACAACTACTTGCACTTTTCGGTACTTTCTTTGAGTACTAGCAAAGATTATTTTTGATTGGCACCTGGTTTAGACAACTAAAATCAGCAAATGGACTAATACGTGATTCGCCCGAACGTTATGTGACGTGATTCGCAATGCAGTCTTGAATGTATACTAGCCCCACCGTAAAATTCACGAAGTTCTGTTGAGAACTTTAAACTATTCTTGCATATCAGCAAAGTTTATGCAAAACGTAACACCACTGTCTtcctgatattttttttattccaacaCTTGCCAAGAGGCATAATTTGCGCTGGTAGTATATGTTAGAAAGTCATGTAGGCTATATTCATGCAAAGAACCTAAGCGGCCTCTTATTGTTTTTCGTCAGCCACTTGGAAACTCGCTGGAAGAGAAATCAAAATGAatcattcttctttcttttccttcgtcCTCAATTCCACTTCGTTTTTTCATCGCCTTTGTTTTTGGGTTCTGCATTCCTTACTGACACAGTTCCCACCTAATAAGCATAGTATAGACATCAGTGTCGATAATCCGGGGATAAAAAACCGACAGAAAATAGCACACCTAGGTAGCCTGGAAGCGGTAAAATGGTAACAGACTAGATTTCACAAGAattcaagcgtagcagagggcggcaggaagttaagtgggcgggtgagattaaaaCGTTTCTGGAATAAGGTGCCCGCGGCTGACACAGGACAAGGTAGGGGAGAGGTATTTGCTCCGCAGCAGGCGTAATCAGGCTGACGATGAAGACTTTTAAAAGTAAAGTGCTTGTGTCTTCTTCCCGTCGCGTAACTAGGTACGCCTTATGCGATCAGGATTATGAGGTGTATAATTACCGGCAAGAAGCAGTTACCTCTGCGTTACTACATGATGAGGTCTGTGCTTCAAATTTTCACATAGGTGACAGAAAGTGCCACCCTTACAGGGTAAAGAGAAAGCAGTCTTACAAGTTATACTCGGTGCATTTAGTCGGGTAGTCGTATTCGAAGCACTGTGGTCTCAGAACATCGAAGAATATTGTGCCAAAAGCCACTGACGTGGCGCTGTTGTCGTTCGATAGGCACTCGTATAAGAATCTGTCACTCTCGCAGTCCGTCCTGAAAGAGTATGCAGAAGTTAAATTCTATTAGACAAACATTCGAGCTTCGTTTCGATATATTTTCTTCAGGGTGCGTGAACTTACTCCTCTGCCACAGTGTGTTAGTTTCGATTATCTTATCCGATGCTCTCAtttagcgtgaaaaaaaaagcattatctGAGGCATACAAGTGCGATGTGCTAAACAAACAGAAGCGTAAAACGGTAGCTTTCACTGAAAATACCTAATTCGATCATGCGGTAGCCTGCATGCGCGCCGCTGCATAGATTCGAGTCACAAGACTTTAAAAAGAACATGCAGCTTAAGCAGACGCAAAGAACAAAAGCTGACAGTGCATAAATATTAGTCTCCATTTATTCTTGCCTATTCGTGTATATTACACGGATTCATAGATAAAGGTATGAATCAATAAATATCGAAATATGAAAAACTGACCCCGTTGGCGCTCTTCTCGCACCTAGAGGCCTCAAATCATTAGGGACGCTGTATATTAAATGTCACAGTGGCTTTCAGGGTCCGGATTGAAGACTACTCTGAAAATGTTTCCACTTTAATATCTGCTATTATTTGTGTACTATATGTGACTCCTTCCGCACATCCCAGCCGCTGTCTATGGGGAAACATGGTGGACGGTTCGAAAGGTCATCCGTCTCTAAGGCAAATCGGTTGGTCGATTTGCAGTTGGAGATATTTTGAGAGCTGCACCaactttttttgcatccttatcTCGTCAGAGTATATTTCTCCGCCTTTAAACTAGGAACATTCGGATTGTCGCTTCATTCATACGTGATGCATAATAAAGGCATAAGATCCATTCATGGCTTATCCAGATATGAACATGTGTGCGCCTACTTTGAAAATGATGGCATACTCAATACTTAGGCCTTGTATTAGGAACGGCTTTTCAAAACTATTTATCTAGAGGTCAGCACAAACCACGAATTGTTTTTATCTCTATACTAGGAATAAAATGTAATATACGTtcatggtttatgatttatggtggtttaacgtcccaaagcgactcaggctaggagggacgccgtagtgcagggctccggaaatttcgaccacctggggttctttaacgtgcactgacatcgcactgtacacggacctctagaatttcgccttcttcgaaattcgatcgccacggccgggatcgagcccgtgtctttcgggtcagcagctgagcaccataaccagtgagccaccgtggcggcaaatAATATAGCTCAGACTTCTTGATTAGATTAGAACGAAGTATTGTATGCACCTATTTAAGTGGCGAATTGATAACTGCTTAAACCTCTTCTCTGCTTTAATTGAAACCATTACTTCTCCCTTCCCTGCATCTTTCAGTAAAAAAGCTAACTCTTAATTTCTGTATAGCTTTAAACATTGCTAGTGTTTGTTCATTGGCTGACATATCATATAGCGGATGTTTAAGACAGCATCTCATCGTCTTTGATGCATTGATCATTTTGACTGCGTCGAATTTTCTTagttattttgtttcatttgctATTGTTATTTTCAAGGTCCATACActtctcgttgtgaaaccccttcctcgaaacgtccatccccattatcacatccctcgccgcgtagctcgcgctaatgccctccataagtactatgggcaagcccacgatgccgtttggttagacgccgcatgtacagagcatgaagctgtagcagttgccgacaatccaaccctacctcaccccctaactcgctgtcttccctcgggctctacgcctgaggaggcagaggagaccgccatcgccctagcccttgcacattcggacgcccaatacatcttcggCGACACCAAAACGGCTCtctccaactttgccaggggcaggattcacgcccctgcctggcaattgttgaacacccctacccaaaatttaccgcgcagggtagagcttcagtgggtgccggctcactctgggaaccctggaaacgaggctgccgataaattggcccgaggtctgatttgccgggctcaggacagtctcgatctcGGATTCTCGGGGGAGCGGGCGCatacctttgcggagctcacgcaaataccccgtttggaccgttggacttaccctcctccccacccctctcttacgcactcccaacagatcctcttcagacgcctccagacccgctctctgtcatcccctcagcttttatcccactattgcggcacatcccctgcatgctccctacgcggtgacccccacgccacactctcccatatccttttcggctgccctgctgaccctcccccgcggggacagcacaccatctcgagctgggaggactgggaggtcctgcttatgtctgcagacccgacatcgcagcttgctgcggtgactcgggctgccgacgtcatgtcccggcatgacctacttgatgcactgcgggaccgcgcagtggcccagggacccagctgggtctaaaactcacttgctcaataaagtttttctgtctgtctgtcaaggTCACATATTTAATATTCCCTGAATACACGTTATTACACAATTGTATAACCCGATCAACTCGTGCTGCTTACGACgttggcggtttttttttttctataaacaATGTTGGCTCTTTCATTCATGTGAAATTTTTCTTTATGCAGTTTTTGTTAAGTTGTTGTCCCCAGTTAACTTTCAATATGTTCGTATTTTCATGTATAAATTCTTTATTTTGTATAAATTGTAATTGTAAATAATgctctttcttgctttttttaaaCTTCGTTAATGTGTACTTTCACCGTCCTGTGTGCAAACTGCTGCCTTCCCTGAGCTGCAAGCTTTGGCCTGGACAAGCACCTAGTTAGGCGCTCATTGTTATCTGTTCTTTACTCGACTCCATGACAGTAATTAAAAAAGGTTAAAAGCACAGTTACCAATAAACATAACCGACAAGCGATTTCCCGGGTTGGGCAGTTCC
Coding sequences within it:
- the LOC144136546 gene encoding phospholipase A2-like isoform X2, translated to MSNDYIGALQTEHNITNHRLYTMLNYADDRKFYNSQLNDSSDTSVAVGTMYFNVLKTQYFEYDYHTSCTDNDL
- the LOC144136546 gene encoding uncharacterized protein LOC144136546 isoform X1 gives rise to the protein MCHYVRYVKLKVSAYIILFRVSLITKFDALHCSVEPRIVTDIHSGGHRLAEVSEDKNTDEVVSCNLLGDENLIQKILNVIPAEQVTNVSTEEMNQLINACTNLQQMTNESSILGTSGDTLHSLAIFPG